The DNA region GTAACTATAAATGCCAATCCTTGTAGTTCTttatgctcttcttcaaaaTCTGCCCTATGTTTTTATTTGCAGCCTCAACTGCTCCATTCGTCTGAGGATGGTAGGGTGATGATCTATGGTGCTGAATATTGAATTCTTGAAGTAGCTTCTCCGTTTCTCCCTTGAAATGCAGCCCGTTATTTGAGATGATTTCATATGGTACCCCATATCAGTAGATAATATTGGCTTGAATAAATTGCACAACTTTCTTCAAGTTCAACACTCTATACAAGGCatcttccacccatttagtgaagtaatcaatagctACCAGTATGAATTCATGACCATTTGATGTTGTTGGGTGAATCTTCCCAATAATATCTATTCCCTATGTAGAGAACGGTGGTGGTGAGGTCATGGTATGTAATGGCATTGGCGGCATGTGCTTCAAATCTCCATGGACCTAGCACTGGTGACATTTTTGAACATGAGCTGCACAATTTGCTTCCATGGTAGTCTAGTAATAACCTTGTCTCATTATCTTTCATTAACATGTGTGCATTCATATGTGGCCCATAACTTGACTCGTGGACCTCCTCAATTACTTGCTATGCTTCCTTGCCAGTCACATAAATGAGATGAATTCCATCATATGATCTTATGTACAACCTTTCATAacaaataatgtaattagtgGACAACCTTCTAATAGTCAATTGGTCATTCTTATCCGCAGACTTCGAGTATGTCCCGTCCTTGAGATACTGTGAAATGTTTGAATACCATTCACCTTCCCTATTTATTTCTTCTCCTCCTTCTATCGATATACAATAAGccgtctctttttttttttctaccactATTAGCCGAGCTTGGTTTTCCTTAAGCCCACCATCATTGATGCCATTGTTGCTAAAGCATCTACAATCTGATTCTGCATTTGTGGCATATTCTAGTATTGAATCTTCCTGAACTTTAATGCCAATTTCTAAAGATATTCATGATAAGGCACTAGCTTTTCTTCCTTAATTTTCCACTTGTTCTGAATTTGAGAAATTATCAAGGCTGAGTCACCATACACTTCCAACTCTTCCACTCCAAGACCAAGGGCTGCTTGTAATCACATAATGCAAGCTTCATATTCTGTGACATTATTAGTGGCAAGAAAGTTAAGCCTACCAGAGAATGGGATATGTGTCCGTTTTGGAGAAATCCAATGTCACTTTCATTCTGATTAGTtgctccatcaaaatacatcttccataGTTCTAACTCTATCCCTATGATATCCTCATCCTGAAAGTCCCATTGGATTTCTTTAGCTTCTTCAGGTGAACAATGAGCTAAGTGATTGGCAATTGTTCTTCCCTTTACAGACTTCTGAGTTAcatatttgatatcaaattctGACAAAAGCAAAACCCATATAGCTGTCTTCTCATCTTGCACTGGCTTCTCtatcaaatatttcaaaagaTTCATTCTTGAAATCAACAAAACCTTGAAAACAAGCATGTAATGTTTGAGTTTTCGGGTAGCCCATATAAGCGCTACACATGTCTTCTCAAGTGCTGTATATTTCTCTTCATCAGCCAACATTTTTTtgctaatataataaattacatTCTCTTTCATACACTCCTTTAGATATTGAGCAAGCAAAGCCCCCGTTGTTGTATCCATGGTTGTGTAATATAGCAATAATGGCTTTTTGGGTACCGTTGAAACTAGTATCAGTGGATATCAAATAACTCTTAATCTTCTCAAAAGCTTCTTGGCATTGTTCATTCCACACCGTGTGAACTTCTTTCTAAAGCAAACGAAAAAGGGGTTCACATGTCATGGTAAGTTGGGCTATGAACCTACTTATGTATTGTATCCTTCATAAAATTGCCTTGATCTCAATCCTTGGAAGCTTCATCTCTACAATTTCCTTGATCTTCTCAggatccacctcaattcctctctgacttaccataaaccctaacaaTTTTTAGGATGTCACGCCGAAAGTGCACTTCTTCGAATTCAACTACAACTTATGAAATCGGATTCTTTTAAAGAATTTATGTAAAGCTAGTATGTGCCCTTCACGGTCTTTGGACTTCACTatcatgtcatccacataaacttccaCTTTCTTGTGTATCAAATCATGCAATAGAGTAGTGGCTGCTCACTGGTAAGTGGCACTAGCATTCTTAAGGCCAAATGGTATGACCTTGTAGTAATAGGTCCCCCATGGAGTAATGAAGGATGTTTTCTTCATATCTTCTACAACCATCTTTATCCTATTGTATCTTGAAAAGCCATCCATGAATGACAATAGTGCATGTCCTGCCATATTATTAACTAGAATATCAATACCGAGCAATGTTGCACTATATCTGTATCAATACCGAGCATATCATCGCATGACCATGCAAATACCTCTTTGAATTCCTTTAGTAGTGTGACTACTGCATCCTTCTTAGAGGAAGTTAAGGTGTTACCAATTTGGACAATCTTAGGTTCATCATCAGTTTCCAAGTTAACAGATTggctttcttcttttataggttctacatgtcctttttttaattcctcattattaaaagtttctttattaatttctaaaataaaaacattcaaagccaaaaaatatGTAGAATCAGAAATTATATTATAAGGAGCAGTGTTCTTAATAGACTCAATATGAATTGACTGTATAGGAATAGAAGCACAATCACAAACAAACTCAACAAGAATAACAATACTAGTAGAGATAGACTCAAGGGGGATAGAGACAATGTTTTTGGCAAGAGTGAGTAGCTCGATGGTCTTTATCTTCTCCAAAAGTTCTTCCATGGGGTGGGCAGCTCCCTCCCATGCCTAGTTCTTCAACCCAGTTGTGGCTTTGCTGATGGTAGCTGGCTCCTAGTGAGTTCCTTCTTCTTTCAGCATCAACACTCTGAGGTCTTCATCCATATAATCTAGGTTTTCACCATTAACTTCCTTATCTGTGGGCTTGTCAAATGCATAGTCATCCAGGCGCTCTATGTTGTTCATCCACTCTCCAAATAAATTATGCCTCCCTTTGTTGCTTAGGCGGACATATTGGGGGAAGTACTGTGATTTGCTCCCTTCCATtctctcatcttcatcttcaaaatcCTCCAACATTATGTTTCTAAAGCTGTGGATCATTAGATTTCTATCAAGGGTCGTCAATCTTGAAACTATGTCATCTTTTTCATCAGTTTATGCAGTTAATGAGCCAAACTCTGAATTATGAAATGAACCTAGCTCGGGAATCTCCCTACCATACTTATCATATCGGGGGCCTAATTTTGAACTAGCATCTATAATGCAACTCCAATCCAAAGGTTGCCTATAAGGGTATTCATCATAGTCTCCACCTACAGCTTCTGCATCATCTTCTATGTCTTCTATCGCCAGCTTTGACAAACTTTCCATTAAGTGTAGGAGTGTATGGCTTCAAAGGTTCCGGGGGACTAGGAAGTCCCTTTGCTTTAGCCTTTGCACAGGCCATCTTCCTCACTTCTAACTTTAATAAGTCCTCATCTGTAGGTTTATAGCCTAACCTGAAAAGTGGTGTGGCTGTCAAAATTGTCGGAACTCAAATAGCTACCTCTTTCATGGTCTTCCTTAGGTTCATCTCTAGAAAATAACTCATCTTCCTCATCATTGCTACCACATTTTTGTTGCTGTAAGGATCGAAGTCCATAGGTATCTTTTCAACCTCTTTTACCCTTCTTTCAAAATTGGGCTTCTCAATCTCAAAGCCATCTAGGGTTGCTGGTCACCATATATAGTAACTATAGCTCCTTCATGCCGAAACTGAACCTTTTGGTATAGAGATGAAGGCACGACCTCTGTAGCATGAATCCATGGTCGCCCAAGAAGCAAGAAGCTATGTTCAGTACTTGAAATTCcacttttctatttatttatttttttttatcatgggCCCTATGGTAAGCTCCAGCATCACTGTCCCTAAAGCCTCCATTTTGCTATTGTCATATGCCCTCACATGCTAATCAGATGGCACAAAATCTTTAATACACAAACCTAGGCAACTTGCAGTTTTTAGAGAACACA from Castanea sativa cultivar Marrone di Chiusa Pesio chromosome 6, ASM4071231v1 includes:
- the LOC142639503 gene encoding uncharacterized protein LOC142639503; its protein translation is MDTTTGALLAQYLKECMKENVIYYISKKMLADEEKYTALEKTCVALIWATRKLKHYMLVFKVLLISRMNLLKYLIEKPVQDEKTAIWVLLLSEFDIKYVTQKSVKGRTIANHLAHCSPEEAKEIQWDFQDEDIIGIELELWKMYFDGATNQNESDIGFLQNGHISHSLVGLTFLPLIMSQNMKLALCDYKQPLVLEWKSWKCMEDSILEYATNAESDCRCFSNNGINDGGLKENQARLIVVEKKKETAYCISIEGGEEINREGEWYSNISQYLKDGTYSKSADKNDQLTIRRTSIRSSTGAIPYSLVYGMKAVLPIKMGVRSLRTVLESEIPDVDWLQSRYDQLCMMDEKRLKALYHIQGYQRRLRKAFDKKVKTRDLKTGDLVPKEIRALIQETNGKFK